ATGATGATTTCGGCGAGCCGGTTTCGCCGCCACGGCTGCGTGCTCGTGGCGGTGCTCGAATTGCGCCCACAAGCTACGGCTTCGTACGGCGCGCTCACCGCGGCGGACTTGGTAGAGGCGCTTCTCCCTCAATTCGAGACAGGAAAGCTTGTTCCAGTACACCAGTCCCGTGTCCAGACCCACCTTGTACGGCAGCCCCATGAGCACTTCACGTTGCGGAGTGTGTCCGAACAGGACGGTGAACGGAAAGGGATGCGGGCTGGAAATGAACTCGTCCCTGATCCACAACAGGTCCTCCGCTTCTTGTTCCTCCAAGGAGCGCGCCGGAGAGATCCCGGCATGCACGCAAAGGAAGTCTGCGTGCCGGTGATGGAGCTGCAATGAGAGCAGGAACTCCAGGTGATCGGGCGGCAGTTGGTCCGCCGTGATCTGGCCGGAGCGCCCTGCGAGCCCATAGCTGCGCAGGGTGGCTTCTCCTCCGTTGAACAAGAAGGCCTCGCCGTAGAAGCCGCCGCGCCCGAGAAAGGCAAGGAACATGTCTTCGTGGTTGCCTTTCAAAAAGACGCACTGCGGTCCCTCGTGGCGCAGCCGCAGGAGCCGATCAATGACGGCTCTGGGCGATGGCCCGCGATCGACGTAATCACCGAGAAAGACGACCGTATCGCCGCTGGCGGCTTCGATGGCATCCAGCAAGCAGTCGACTTCATCAGGGCAGCCATGGATGTCGCCGATGACGAATGTGCGCGGTTCACTCATTGGCTCAAAGAGGTTTGCGCCGTACCGGTGCCCAGCAAGTCCCGCAGGCTCTGCTCATCTCCGATCACTTGGAGGGCTGCCTTGTACGGATCAATCTCGCCCCGTTTGACCTGCTGCAGCAAGGCAACGAAGCGTCCGTTGTCCAGGCCCGCCTCGAGCCGGCGGCTGATCTCGTCGCGCAGCACGGCAACGAATTCTTCCTGGCGGGCTGCCGCACTATGGGCGGCGTTCTGACCACTGCTGCGCCAGAACTCACGATGCCGCAAGATGACGTCGAGCAACTCGGTGACACCTTTGCCCGTGGTCGCTTCCGTCAACAGGACCGGCACCTTCCACTCCGCCGCCGGACGCAGCTGCAGCATCATCTCCAACTCGGTCTTGATGCGCAACGCCCCTTCCCGATCGGCTTTGTTCACCACGAACGCATCGGCAATTTCCAGCAGGCCGGCCTTCATGGTCTGCACGGTGTCACCGGCCTCGGGCACCAGCACCACGACTGTGGTGTCCGCGACGCGCATCACGTCGAGCTCGGTCTGACCGACCCCAACCGTCTCGACCACGATGAAAGTTTTCCCGAAGGCGTCGAGCAGCCGTGCCACATTGCGCGTGGCGCGCGCCAAGCCACCGTGGCTCCCGCGCGTGCTCAAGCTGCGGATGAACACCTGCTCATCGAGGTAGTGGCTCTGCATGCGGATGCGATCGCCCAAAACGGCGCCGCCGGAGAACGGGCTGGACGGATCAATGGCAATGATCCCGACGCTGTGGCCCAGCTCACGCAGCTTGCCGATCAGGCGGTCCACCAGCGTCGACTTCCCCGCGCCCGGCGGCCCCGTGATGCCAATGGTGTAGGCCCGGCCGCAGCGCTCGTGAATGAGACTCATCACCAACGCCGTATCGGGGTGCCGGTTCTCGACCAACGTGATCAGCCTAGCCAGCGCGAACCGGTCCCCGGCCAGCATCCGTTTCACCAGCTTAGTCGGCATCATTCTTCGCGGGAGTGGGCTCTGCGCGCAACGCCCCACCGTTTCCTGATCAGATCCATGGCCACGCACAACACAGCGCCACTCCCCCGGTGAACGGCTATCTTCAAGGAGAGTGCAAGCACCTTTATGGGTATAACGTAGCACCCATACCCACGCAATCTTGTCGCGGCCAGGCGCCAATGCTAGCAGATGGGCATGCGCACCCGGCGCAACCCACTCCTGCCGATCGGGCTGCTATTGGTCATCCTAGGCTTCGGCAATTGGTACGCCGGCAAGAACCAGATCGAGGAGCATGAGCGGCTCCTGGCCACTGGGGACATCCCCGCTCCGGCAACCCACTTCGAAGAGTTCCGGGAGCTCACTGCCCACACAACCGCTACGCTGCTGAGCCCTTTGCAGCGCGGCAGCGACCAGCACACGCTCATCAGCGGCAAGCTCGATTTCTACAAGGTCGTCCAAAGCGGCGGCCGCATGCTGATCCTGCTCGGCCTCTTTTGCGCCGTGGCCGGTACGATCCGGACATGGTACCAGCAACGGGCTGAGCGCGGGTCGTCGATAGCGTAGACGCCACGCTCCGCAGCAGCCGGGATCACCGGATGCTCGTGCGGATCGTCACCTGTCTCACCCAACGCGCTGCACAAGCCAGGGCCTGACGCATATGGCATATGGCGTATGGCTTGTGGTTCCTGACCATGCGCCATATGCTATCAGCCATATGCCAGGGCTCGAGGCGAACGACACTTGACTCAAACTCAACGAGTTTCAAGCCTCAAGCCCGCTAGCCGTCGGTTCTGCGGCTCATGACGGACGAGAATCCAAGGCGTGAACGGCGGTGGATTTGAACGTTACGTAGACGGCGGTACCGACGTTGAGGGCCAGCTCTTCGTAGGAGTGGCGCGTGATGCGCGCCACCAGGTTGCGGCCGCAGGCGACGGTGAGCATGATGCTGCTGCCATCGCTCTCCGCCTTTACCACGTGTCCGGAAAAACTGTTGCGCGCGCTGGAATGCAGGGGGGCGCGTGAGATGATGATGTCCTCCGGATCAATAGCGACCGCCGTCGGCGCCGCACCGTTGGCGATCTCGATGCGCAGCCCCTCGCTGTGAAAGTAATTCGTCCCGCCGACGCTTCGCGCCGTGCCGCGCAAAAGGTTCACCAGCGGGACCGGCGCGATCCTCCCGCCAACCAGCGACACCACGGCATCCGTCAGACGATAGGCCTGCTCGAGATTGTGTGTCGTCATGACGACGGTCTTGCCGCTGGCTCCGAGCTGCGCCAGGAGCCGTTCGAGCGTGCCGACATGCTCGCGGTCCACATTCGCCGTCGGCTCGTCGAACAGATAAACACCGGGATCGATGGCCAGTGCGCGGGCAATGGCCACACGTTGCGCCTCCCCGCCGGAGAGCTTCCGTGCCGGCCGCGCCCCGAAGCCCACCAGCCCGACTGCGGCCAGCGCCGCCACCACGCGCTCATCCGGCGCCACTCCGCGCGCCCGCAGACCAAAGGCGACATTGGCACTCACTGTCCGGCCGAACAGCAGTGGGGACTGCGCCACCAGCGTCACGTGCCGGCGTAGCGCCACCAGATCTCGGTCGCGGAACGTGACGGGCCGGCCGTCGAACTCCAGGCGTCCGGCGCATGGCGCCTGTAGGAAGGCCAGCACCCGTAACGCCGTCGTCTTGCCGGCCCCGTTCGGTCCAACAATTGCCGTGATCCCACCACGCGCGATGGCCAGCGAACTGATATCGAGCACGGGGCGGCCAGCGAATTCCACGCGCAAGTCGGTCAGTCGAAAGGCAAGCGCGTCCATGCGCGGCAGCTCATTTCCGCGGCGACAATACCGCGAGGCCCAGGTTCACTGCCAACGCTAGCGTCAGCAAGATCAACCCGAGCGCGAAGCCGAAGGCGAAATCGCCTTTGCTGGTCTCCAACGCGATGGCCGTGGTCATGGTCCGTGTCGCGTCTTTGATGTTGCCCCCAACCATCAGAGCGATACCCAGTTCCGAAATCAGCCGGCCGAAGCCCGCGATGATCCCCACCAGCACCCCCCAATACAGCTCGGCCAGCACAGTCACCGCGGCACCAAAGC
This genomic window from Candidatus Binatia bacterium contains:
- a CDS encoding metallophosphoesterase family protein, translating into MSEPRTFVIGDIHGCPDEVDCLLDAIEAASGDTVVFLGDYVDRGPSPRAVIDRLLRLRHEGPQCVFLKGNHEDMFLAFLGRGGFYGEAFLFNGGEATLRSYGLAGRSGQITADQLPPDHLEFLLSLQLHHRHADFLCVHAGISPARSLEEQEAEDLLWIRDEFISSPHPFPFTVLFGHTPQREVLMGLPYKVGLDTGLVYWNKLSCLELREKRLYQVRRGERAVRSRSLWAQFEHRHEHAAVAAKPARRNHHREGLQ
- the meaB gene encoding methylmalonyl Co-A mutase-associated GTPase MeaB translates to MLAGDRFALARLITLVENRHPDTALVMSLIHERCGRAYTIGITGPPGAGKSTLVDRLIGKLRELGHSVGIIAIDPSSPFSGGAVLGDRIRMQSHYLDEQVFIRSLSTRGSHGGLARATRNVARLLDAFGKTFIVVETVGVGQTELDVMRVADTTVVVLVPEAGDTVQTMKAGLLEIADAFVVNKADREGALRIKTELEMMLQLRPAAEWKVPVLLTEATTGKGVTELLDVILRHREFWRSSGQNAAHSAAARQEEFVAVLRDEISRRLEAGLDNGRFVALLQQVKRGEIDPYKAALQVIGDEQSLRDLLGTGTAQTSLSQ
- a CDS encoding ATP-binding cassette domain-containing protein, with the protein product MDALAFRLTDLRVEFAGRPVLDISSLAIARGGITAIVGPNGAGKTTALRVLAFLQAPCAGRLEFDGRPVTFRDRDLVALRRHVTLVAQSPLLFGRTVSANVAFGLRARGVAPDERVVAALAAVGLVGFGARPARKLSGGEAQRVAIARALAIDPGVYLFDEPTANVDREHVGTLERLLAQLGASGKTVVMTTHNLEQAYRLTDAVVSLVGGRIAPVPLVNLLRGTARSVGGTNYFHSEGLRIEIANGAAPTAVAIDPEDIIISRAPLHSSARNSFSGHVVKAESDGSSIMLTVACGRNLVARITRHSYEELALNVGTAVYVTFKSTAVHALDSRPS